The Vicia villosa cultivar HV-30 ecotype Madison, WI linkage group LG1, Vvil1.0, whole genome shotgun sequence genome includes a region encoding these proteins:
- the LOC131653062 gene encoding uncharacterized protein LOC131653062, with product MVGVTSTEKTYAISLSYLEYEKKDNFRWAIEVFRSLLKEQVEMPKTIVIDRDTALMNTVTKAGLNYIFHEAKRGETVGSDIVKCDFIITRMYGLPCDCVIAKKVKLGEPIRMDEVIPHWKRLSFDDDGCIEGEKSNISITSELEAIKERFTKVSDNLKLHIEEQLRKIGYPKTIDMKLPSQPVKTKGAPKKLKPTPNDNSTTRAPSYSEHVNKLFPDSPTPKSPKSQTSSNKGARISKPPPTPIPPKIPVTEEMPIPPKIPFINEMSVFMLPYIERIINVAGDVNCGYRTVSALLGNGEDSHTFLRHQLIKEFKTHKESYTRLYGEEVKFEAINEALVPWLGAYASVSKWMRFQEMGHLTN from the exons ATGGTGGGTGTTACATCCACCGAGAAGACATACGCTATTAGTTTATCTTATTTGGAGTATGAAAAAAAGGATAATTTTAGGTGGGCAATAGAGGTGTTTCGGTCACTTTTGAAGGAACAAGTCGAGATGCCTAAGACGATTGTTATAGACCGTGATACCGCATTGATGAATACAGTGACAAAG GCCGGGTTGAACTATATTTTTCACGAGGCCAAACGAGGTGAAACTGTCGGTTCCGATATCGTAAAGTGTGATTTCATTATTACTAGAATGTATGGTCTCCCGTGTGATTGTGTTATTGCTAAAAAGGTAAAACTAGGCGAGCCTATAAGAATGGACGAAGTTATCCCTCATTGgaaaagacttagttttgatgatgatggttgcatcGAAGGAGAAAAATCGAATATCTCTATTACTTCCGAATTGGAAGCGATAAAAGAGAGGTTTACGAAGGTCAGTGACAACCTGAAATTACACATCGAAGAACAATTGCGGAAGATTGGATATCCCAAAACAATCGACATGAAACTGCcttctcaaccggttaagacaaAGGGTGCTCCGAAGAAATTGAAGCCTACACCAAATGACAACTCGACTACACGGGCTCCTTCATATAGTGAGCACGTCAATAAACTTTTTCCCGACTCACCGACTCCAAAATCTCCAAAatctcaaacaagttcaaacaagggaGCTCGTATAAGCAAACCACCTCCGACACCTATTCCGCCGAAAATTCCAGTCACCGAAGAGATGCCTATACCGCCAAAAATTCCATTCATCAACGAGATGTCGGTTTTTATGCTTCCTTATATTGAGCGGATCATCAATGTTGCGGGGGACGTTAATTGCGGTTACCGTACCGTCTCGGCATTGCTTGGTAATGGAGAGGATAGCCATACGTTTTTACGTCATCAACTTATCAAAGAGTTTAAGACGCATAAAGAATCATACACACGGTTATATGGAGAGGAAGTTAAATTTGAAGCGATTAACGAAGCTCTTGTTCCTTGGTTGGGTGCTTACGCATCGGTATCAAAATGGATGAGATTCCAAGAAATGGGACATCTTACTAATTAA